One window from the genome of Kaistella carnis encodes:
- a CDS encoding uracil-DNA glycosylase: MDWNEVLAPIKNTEYFDQLWSNVKKEYETEKCFPPKKQIFRALELTPFEEVKVVIIGQDPYHNDFQANGLCFSVSEQVTAPPSLKNIFKELQDDLGIVRTKKELDDWAEQGVLLLNATLTVKAHTPNSHKNLGWEKLTDFIIKEISDRKENVVFVLWGAFAQKKEELINSSKHLIVKSAHPSPFSVYRGFYGSKPFSQINEYLKSKNIDPICW, encoded by the coding sequence ATGGATTGGAATGAGGTTTTAGCGCCCATAAAAAACACCGAATATTTTGATCAGTTGTGGTCAAATGTTAAAAAGGAGTATGAAACAGAAAAATGTTTTCCTCCGAAGAAACAGATTTTTCGAGCATTAGAACTGACTCCTTTTGAAGAAGTTAAGGTTGTTATTATCGGGCAAGATCCTTATCATAACGATTTTCAGGCTAATGGATTGTGTTTTTCGGTTTCCGAACAAGTAACTGCGCCGCCTTCTCTTAAAAATATTTTTAAAGAATTGCAGGACGATTTGGGAATTGTACGAACTAAAAAGGAATTGGATGACTGGGCAGAACAGGGAGTTTTACTTTTGAACGCTACCTTAACCGTGAAAGCTCACACGCCGAATTCACATAAAAATCTAGGCTGGGAAAAACTGACTGATTTTATCATCAAAGAAATTTCGGATCGAAAAGAGAATGTTGTTTTTGTTTTATGGGGCGCTTTTGCACAAAAAAAAGAGGAATTAATCAATTCCTCTAAACATCTTATCGTTAAATCTGCGCATCCTTCGCCGTTTTCAGTATATCGTGGCTTTTATGGAAGCAAACCTTTTTCTCAAATTAATGAGTATTTAAAATCCAAAAATATTGATCCTATTTGCTGGTAG
- a CDS encoding HD domain-containing protein produces MILEKEIEFILALDALKSVNRRNFNLDNSRRENTAEHSWQIVVFAQILLPYAKNKEQIDLLRVIRMLSIHDVVEIEAGDTFIFDESAMTGKYERELEAAKKTFGVLNGPLSSDFLNLWIEFEAEETPDAIFACAVDRIMPFLLNVYGSGKSWTEAGVKVSQVENIVGTAVKRASKELGDAFDILLNKALYQGKLTE; encoded by the coding sequence ATGATTTTAGAAAAAGAAATAGAATTTATTCTCGCATTAGATGCCTTGAAAAGTGTCAATCGCAGAAATTTCAACCTTGATAATTCCCGTCGCGAAAATACCGCCGAACACAGTTGGCAAATTGTCGTGTTTGCACAGATCCTTTTACCTTACGCGAAAAATAAAGAGCAAATTGATCTTTTAAGAGTGATAAGAATGCTTTCTATACACGATGTAGTGGAAATAGAAGCAGGTGACACTTTTATTTTTGATGAAAGCGCAATGACGGGAAAATACGAACGTGAATTGGAAGCTGCAAAAAAAACATTCGGTGTTTTAAATGGACCATTAAGTTCAGACTTTCTAAACCTCTGGATTGAGTTTGAAGCTGAAGAAACTCCCGATGCCATCTTCGCCTGCGCAGTCGATAGAATTATGCCTTTTCTGCTGAATGTATATGGTTCCGGCAAAAGTTGGACAGAAGCTGGGGTGAAAGTCTCACAAGTAGAAAATATTGTCGGCACCGCCGTTAAACGAGCCTCGAAAGAATTGGGTGATGCCTTTGATATTTTGCTTAACAAAGCCTTGTATCAAGGGAAATTGACTGAGTAA
- a CDS encoding endonuclease MutS2 translates to MHIQTEDLNELEFPELLAEISPFAFSKKIAEKIAGIRPFNIEEAEISLKKVAEYLSSFESGNAIPFNEYEDIEEELKLMLIENYRLDNTSFLKIKSLTEQIARLQKFYPAYEDLFLYLKNDVKDLEFRKEIVDKIDKVFNRFGEVKSDSSPILKALRTDISHARKAIQENFNRTLTALTSTDYLDDIRESIMDDQRVLAVKSAYKKRVPGRVLGVSKTGSITYIQPESVVKHQFKLREDIEEEKKEVDKILRKLTFEISEFQPQLYSYQKYIFDLDLTRAKAKFAEKIGGILPKINRHRTMRLVNAFHPLLLIRNQVEKKKIFPQTLTLTEQNRILCISGPNAGGKSITLKTVGLLQLMIQSGILVPVHPKSEMFFFEKLMTDIGDNQSIENHLSTYSSRLKKMAKIIKEANSKTLLLIDEFGTGSDPELGGSLAESFLEFFYDKKSFSIITTHYTNIKLVIEQLPHATNAAMLFDENSLEPLYKLEVGQAGSSFTFEVAEKNKIPKFIIESAKKKVEHDIVNLDKTIVKLQQEKFEVEKIKTDLAEKRDSTQNKKENLEKLNDQLQQKLFNFQKLYEDEHRKLQFGNKIEAFIDSYVKGKSRKLVVADFVKILEQEKFRKLGADKDETKRMQVVKRKITQQLKKVDVQEKIEETNERLEDKRQKERAIWMKVGQRVRIPGSTSVGTIEKIEKNGKVSVNYGTFKTQISGDELERI, encoded by the coding sequence GTGCATATACAAACCGAAGATTTAAACGAACTGGAATTTCCCGAACTTTTGGCGGAAATTTCTCCCTTTGCTTTCTCAAAGAAAATTGCAGAAAAAATTGCAGGAATCCGTCCCTTTAATATTGAAGAAGCTGAAATTTCTTTAAAAAAAGTAGCTGAATATTTATCCAGTTTTGAAAGTGGCAACGCGATTCCCTTCAATGAATACGAAGATATTGAAGAAGAACTAAAACTGATGCTGATCGAAAATTATCGGTTAGATAATACTTCATTTTTAAAAATTAAAAGCCTCACCGAACAGATTGCAAGGCTTCAAAAATTTTATCCTGCTTATGAAGATTTATTTCTTTACCTAAAAAACGATGTTAAAGATTTGGAATTCCGCAAAGAAATCGTGGATAAAATTGATAAAGTTTTTAACCGGTTTGGAGAAGTAAAAAGTGACTCCTCGCCTATTCTTAAAGCTTTACGTACTGATATTTCGCACGCCAGAAAAGCCATTCAGGAAAACTTTAACCGAACACTTACCGCACTTACTTCTACGGATTATTTAGACGATATTCGGGAGAGTATTATGGATGATCAGCGGGTTTTGGCCGTGAAGTCTGCTTACAAGAAAAGAGTTCCGGGCCGTGTTTTAGGAGTTTCTAAAACAGGTTCAATTACTTATATTCAGCCGGAATCTGTCGTAAAACATCAGTTTAAATTACGCGAAGATATTGAGGAAGAGAAAAAAGAAGTTGATAAAATCTTACGAAAATTGACCTTTGAGATCTCCGAATTTCAGCCACAACTCTACTCGTATCAAAAATATATTTTCGATTTAGACCTCACCAGAGCGAAAGCCAAATTTGCGGAGAAAATAGGCGGAATTTTACCAAAAATCAACCGTCACCGAACCATGCGTTTGGTGAATGCTTTTCATCCGCTTTTGTTGATCCGTAATCAGGTGGAAAAGAAAAAGATCTTTCCGCAAACTTTAACTTTAACGGAACAGAACAGGATTCTCTGTATTTCGGGACCGAATGCAGGTGGAAAATCAATTACTTTAAAAACGGTTGGACTGTTGCAATTGATGATTCAGAGTGGGATTTTAGTTCCTGTTCATCCGAAATCTGAGATGTTTTTCTTTGAAAAATTAATGACGGATATTGGTGATAATCAATCCATTGAGAACCATCTTTCTACATATTCTTCGCGATTGAAGAAAATGGCGAAGATCATTAAAGAAGCCAATTCAAAAACGCTTTTACTGATTGACGAATTTGGAACAGGTTCGGATCCGGAACTTGGAGGCTCATTAGCTGAAAGTTTTCTGGAATTCTTTTACGACAAAAAAAGTTTTTCCATTATTACCACACATTACACGAATATAAAACTGGTCATTGAGCAACTTCCGCACGCCACAAATGCGGCCATGCTTTTTGACGAAAATTCCTTGGAACCACTGTACAAATTAGAGGTTGGCCAAGCCGGAAGTTCCTTTACTTTTGAAGTGGCGGAGAAAAATAAAATCCCAAAATTCATCATCGAGTCTGCGAAGAAAAAAGTAGAACACGACATCGTGAATCTGGATAAAACGATTGTAAAATTACAGCAGGAAAAATTTGAAGTCGAAAAAATAAAAACCGATTTGGCGGAAAAAAGAGATTCTACGCAAAACAAAAAAGAAAATCTTGAAAAGCTGAATGACCAACTGCAACAAAAGCTTTTTAATTTTCAAAAACTTTATGAAGACGAACATCGGAAATTACAGTTTGGAAATAAGATTGAAGCCTTCATTGATTCTTATGTAAAAGGAAAATCGAGGAAATTGGTAGTTGCTGATTTTGTGAAAATTCTGGAGCAGGAAAAATTCCGAAAACTGGGCGCGGATAAAGATGAAACGAAACGCATGCAGGTTGTAAAAAGAAAAATTACGCAGCAGTTAAAGAAAGTGGATGTGCAGGAGAAGATCGAGGAAACAAACGAAAGACTGGAAGACAAACGCCAAAAAGAACGCGCTATTTGGATGAAAGTTGGACAAAGGGTAAGAATTCCCGGCTCAACCAGTGTAGGCACCATCGAGAAAATCGAAAAGAACGGAAAGGTTTCTGTGAATTACGGGACTTTTAAAACGCAAATAAGCGGTGATGAACTGGAGCGGATTTAA
- a CDS encoding MlaE family ABC transporter permease: protein MSNASTLFASVKTFFSEIGDITLFGARFFREVLLPPFEFKELINQCYNIGNRSLLLVSVTGFILGLVFTLQSRPTLEQFGAESWIPSMISISIIREIGPVIIALICAGRIGSGIGAELGSMRVTEQIDAMEVSGTNPFKYLVVTRIAAATLMLPLLVIIGDSIALFGSAIVENLKSDVSYTLYFSKVFKAITFGDIIPATIKTFFFGFAIGLIGCFKGYNCAKGTVGVGEASNAAVVYTSMLIFIIDFIAVFVTDIIFDI from the coding sequence ATGTCTAATGCTTCAACCTTATTCGCTTCTGTAAAAACATTTTTCTCGGAAATTGGAGATATCACTTTGTTTGGTGCGCGATTTTTTAGGGAAGTTCTATTACCGCCTTTCGAATTTAAAGAACTGATTAATCAATGTTATAATATTGGCAATCGGTCATTGCTGCTGGTTTCGGTAACTGGATTTATCTTAGGATTGGTATTTACGCTGCAATCCAGGCCAACTTTAGAACAGTTTGGTGCTGAATCCTGGATTCCTTCCATGATCAGTATTTCTATTATTAGGGAAATTGGGCCGGTAATTATTGCGCTGATCTGTGCCGGTAGAATCGGGTCCGGAATCGGAGCAGAATTAGGTTCTATGCGAGTCACAGAGCAAATAGATGCGATGGAAGTTTCCGGTACGAACCCTTTTAAATATTTGGTCGTAACGCGGATCGCAGCGGCGACTTTAATGCTTCCACTTTTAGTGATTATCGGAGATTCCATCGCGCTGTTTGGTTCTGCAATCGTAGAAAATTTAAAATCGGATGTTTCCTATACTTTGTATTTCAGTAAAGTTTTCAAGGCCATTACATTTGGCGATATTATTCCTGCCACGATCAAAACATTTTTCTTTGGGTTTGCGATCGGTTTAATTGGATGTTTTAAAGGATATAATTGCGCGAAAGGAACCGTGGGTGTGGGAGAAGCTTCTAATGCTGCGGTCGTTTACACCTCGATGCTGATTTTTATAATTGACTTTATCGCGGTATTTGTAACTGATATTATTTTTGATATTTAA
- a CDS encoding GNAT family N-acetyltransferase, whose protein sequence is MKFETERLILRTITEYDAVEIFSIRSNSEINRFLHRIPPKNSFEALDFILNIKRKTLNKEILFFGISCRTQPQLLGTICLWNFSEDREIAELGYELLPNYHGKGLMSEAVAFILKFGFQQLNLNKIEAFTNKNNVNSISLLGKFNFILNENRKDRNYPENSIFELHKI, encoded by the coding sequence ATGAAGTTTGAGACGGAGCGGTTAATTTTGAGAACAATTACAGAATACGATGCAGTCGAAATTTTTTCGATAAGAAGCAATTCAGAAATTAATCGGTTTCTCCATCGAATTCCACCGAAAAATTCTTTTGAAGCGCTGGATTTTATTTTAAATATTAAAAGAAAAACACTCAATAAGGAAATTTTGTTTTTCGGAATATCCTGTCGTACTCAACCACAATTATTGGGCACCATTTGTCTCTGGAATTTTTCTGAAGATCGAGAAATTGCAGAATTGGGTTATGAATTGTTGCCCAATTATCATGGCAAAGGATTGATGTCGGAAGCTGTAGCTTTTATTTTAAAATTTGGTTTTCAGCAATTAAATTTAAATAAGATAGAGGCTTTTACCAATAAAAACAATGTGAATTCCATTTCTCTTTTGGGAAAATTTAATTTTATTTTAAATGAAAATAGAAAGGATAGAAATTATCCGGAAAACAGTATTTTTGAATTGCATAAGATTTAA
- a CDS encoding MlaD family protein — MEKSTSKKMNVGIFVVLGTILLVTALYFVGKRQNLFSKNIQLYAVFTDVSGLQIGNNVRYSGVNVGNVSKIEMKAEGKIRVEMSVNEPAARFIKKDAVASIASDGLVGSMVVNLVPGEDKTATKVVSGDQIQIKTKITVDEILETFSKTNESAALITSDLAIITHQVVGGKGALGAILSDSSLEYDLRKSVAALKQTAEGTNRAMAQVNAIIGKINYDQSAVAVLLSDPKSRQQIQSVFANLEKSSNDINNVSKNLEDYVAEIKAGKGSLNYITKDESLKKNIDSTVVNVKEATDKLNQNMEVLKHNFLFRGYFRKLDKQKAKDLKEEEVKQ; from the coding sequence ATGGAAAAATCTACCTCAAAAAAGATGAATGTCGGCATCTTCGTCGTACTTGGGACAATTCTTCTCGTTACCGCATTGTATTTTGTAGGGAAGCGACAAAATCTCTTCAGCAAAAACATTCAGTTATATGCGGTTTTTACAGATGTAAGTGGTTTGCAAATCGGTAATAATGTGCGCTATTCCGGCGTGAATGTTGGGAACGTGAGTAAAATTGAAATGAAAGCGGAAGGGAAAATTAGGGTGGAAATGTCGGTAAACGAACCGGCTGCGAGATTTATAAAAAAAGATGCAGTTGCCTCAATTGCTTCAGACGGTTTAGTGGGAAGCATGGTTGTTAATCTTGTTCCGGGAGAAGATAAAACAGCGACAAAAGTGGTTTCCGGAGACCAAATTCAGATAAAAACGAAGATCACGGTTGATGAAATACTTGAAACCTTTAGTAAAACCAATGAGAGCGCTGCTTTAATAACTTCAGATCTGGCGATAATTACGCATCAGGTTGTGGGCGGAAAAGGTGCTTTGGGTGCAATATTGAGTGATTCTTCCCTCGAGTACGATCTGCGCAAATCTGTTGCTGCCTTGAAACAAACTGCGGAAGGAACAAATAGAGCAATGGCACAGGTAAATGCGATCATCGGAAAAATAAATTACGATCAAAGCGCCGTGGCAGTCCTATTGAGCGACCCAAAATCACGACAGCAAATTCAAAGTGTTTTTGCTAATCTGGAAAAATCCAGCAATGATATTAATAATGTTTCTAAAAACTTAGAAGATTATGTGGCCGAAATTAAAGCCGGAAAAGGCTCCCTGAACTATATAACCAAAGACGAAAGTCTGAAGAAAAATATAGATTCTACCGTTGTTAATGTAAAAGAAGCTACGGATAAACTCAATCAAAATATGGAAGTGTTGAAACATAATTTCCTCTTCCGTGGATATTTTAGAAAGCTCGACAAGCAGAAAGCAAAAGACTTGAAGGAAGAGGAAGTGAAGCAATAA
- a CDS encoding ABC transporter ATP-binding protein produces the protein MEDNTSKKVVLELKNITKSFGDNQVLKGFNLKLFEGENLTIMGKSGSGKSVMVKCLVGLIQPDGGSITINGEDITKMGQKELDILRTEIGFLFQGSALYDSMTVRENLEFPLRRHKDKIKDFTDTENLVKGALEDVGLAKTIDLMPSELSGGMQRRVALARALILKPKILMYDEPTTGLDPITSKEIIELLRNIQIKYKTSSIIITHDVDCARVISNRMILLVDGINYAEGTYEELLKSNDPQVQAFFKN, from the coding sequence ATGGAAGATAATACGTCGAAAAAAGTAGTTTTAGAACTGAAAAATATCACCAAAAGTTTTGGAGATAATCAGGTTTTAAAAGGTTTTAATTTAAAACTTTTTGAAGGTGAAAATTTGACCATTATGGGAAAATCCGGCTCCGGAAAATCGGTGATGGTTAAATGTCTGGTCGGTTTGATTCAGCCTGATGGAGGAAGTATCACCATCAATGGAGAAGATATTACCAAGATGGGACAAAAAGAACTCGATATTTTGAGAACCGAGATTGGATTTCTCTTTCAGGGAAGTGCTTTGTATGATTCCATGACCGTTCGGGAGAATTTAGAATTTCCCTTAAGAAGACATAAAGATAAAATTAAAGATTTTACCGATACAGAAAATTTAGTAAAAGGAGCTTTAGAAGATGTTGGTCTGGCTAAAACCATCGATTTAATGCCGTCTGAACTTTCCGGCGGAATGCAGAGAAGGGTGGCGCTTGCAAGAGCTTTGATCCTAAAACCCAAAATCCTTATGTATGACGAACCTACAACGGGTTTGGATCCGATTACTTCAAAAGAAATTATTGAACTTTTAAGAAATATTCAGATAAAATATAAAACTTCTTCCATCATCATCACGCATGATGTAGATTGCGCTCGGGTAATTTCGAACCGCATGATATTACTGGTGGATGGAATTAATTATGCAGAAGGAACTTACGAGGAGCTTTTAAAATCAAATGATCCACAAGTTCAGGCCTTCTTTAAAAATTAA